One stretch of Rissa tridactyla isolate bRisTri1 chromosome 21, bRisTri1.patW.cur.20221130, whole genome shotgun sequence DNA includes these proteins:
- the OLFML3 gene encoding olfactomedin-like protein 3, translated as MAMGPWRCLLLLPLLATALRAQQQQFMEYVERRLTLLEERISQWHDQSSRYSTELRDFKNQVLGMLETAEKEREAMRSEAESAAVRVDRLEREVDYLETQNPAPPCVEVDETLMEKQVATAKQRKNEKYTKLTDCSDTIASIRAMKILKRFGSTSGLWTKDAAGNSEKIYVFDGTANDTVYVFPRMREFTLFSATRKAARIKLPYPWVGTGHLVYDGHLYYIRQQGPFQVIKFNLANKTVVDSSVFPAEEQIPVFGLSPFTYIEVSADEEGLWAIYATKEDEKNICLAKLDPTSLDIEQMWDTPCPRENAEAAFVVCGALHVVYNTPLPSRSRVQCVFDVSGTLAPEDASLVYFPKRYGSHSSMKYNPRERQIYAWDDGYQIIYRMEMKKKLEV; from the exons ATGGCCATGGGGCCCTGgcgctgcctgctcctcctgccgCTCCTTGCCACGGCCCTCCgcgcccagcagcagcagttcatGGAGTACGTGGAGCGGCGCCTCACCCTCCTGGAG GAGAGGATCTCACAGTGGCACGACCAGAGCAGCCGCTACTCCACGGAGCTGCGGGACTTCAAGAACCAGGTGCTGGGGATGCTTGAGACAGCAGAGAAGGAGCGGGAGGCGATGCGGTCGGAGGCAGAGAGCGCAGCGGTGCGTGTGGACCGCCTGGAGCGTGAGGTGGACTACCTGGAGACACAGAACCCCGCACCACCCTGCGTGGAGGTGGACGAGACCCTGATGGAGAAGCAGGTGGCCACGGCCAAGCAGAGGAAGAACGAGAAGTACACCAAGCTGACAG ACTGCAGTGACACCATCGCAAGCATCAGAGCCATGAAGATCCTGAAGCGTTTTGGCAGCACCTCAGGGCTCTGGACCAAGGATGCCGCAGGGAACTCTGAGAAGATCTACGTCTTTGATGGCACTGCCAATGACACGGTGTACGTCTTCCCCCGCATGCGGGAGTTCACCCTCTTCTCTGCCACCCGCAAAGCCGCCCGCATCAAGCTGCCCTATCCCTGGGTGGGCACCGGGCACCTGGTCTATGATGGGCATCTCTACTACATCCGCCAGCAGGGCCCCTTCCAGGTGATCAAGTTCAACCTGGCCAACAAGACAGTGGTGGACAGCTCGGTGTTCCCGGCCGAGGAGCAGATCCCTGTCTTTGGGCTCTCCCCCTTCACCTACATTGAGGTGTCGGCAGACGAGGAGGGGCTCTGGGCCATCTACGCCACCAAGGAGGATGAGAAGAACATATGCCTGGCTAAGCTGGACCCCACCTCACTGGACAtcgagcagatgtgggacacgcCGTGCCCGCGGGAGAACGCCGAGGCCGCCTTCGTGGTGTGCGGGGCACTGCACGTGGTCTACAACACCCCCCTGCCCAGCCGCTCCCGCGTGCAGTGCGTCTTCGACGTCAGCGGCACGCTGGCCCCCGAGGACGCCTCCCTCGTCTACTTCCCCAAGCGCTATGGCTCCCACTCCAGCATGAAGTATAACCCCCGGGAGAGGCAGATCTACGCCTGGGACGATGGCTACCAGATCATCTACCGCATGGAGATGAAGAAGAAGCTGGAGGTCTGA